The Sulfuricystis thermophila genome segment TCAGCTGCCGCACGATCTGATAAACGACCCAGAGGCCAAGACCATGACCGGATTTGCGGCCACTGGTGAATGGTTCGAACAAGTAGGCCATCTTTTCGTCGGGAATGTAATCTCCGTCGTTGCTTACCGTCAACAATAGCTTGCCATCTGACGCGTGGGCGCCGAGATGAACCTGACCATTCTCTGCGGCGGCCGCAATCGCATTGAGCAACAGGTTGAGCAGTATCTGGCGCACCAAGGTCGCCGGGAGCGGCAGCGCACAACCAATGTCCACCTCGACATCGATATGCACGGTCCGCGCCTGGGCCTCGCCTTCGACGAGGATCAGCAAATCCTCGATGTCGGCGGGCTCGAAGGAGCGATCTTGCATCCTGGTTTCGACCAGCAGGGCGGAAACCGTGTTGCGAATCTGAGTCAGCCCCCGCTCCAGCAGGGAGAGCGTCTGTGCTGCCATCGCATCCTTGCCACCATGTTTTTGCCAGGTCTTGATCGCCGTCAGCATGCCACCCAGCGGATTGTTGATCTCATGGGCGATGCCGGCAGTCAGACGGCCGACCGCGGCGAGCCGCTCGGAGACCAGCATCTGCTCTTCGAGCTCCTGCTTGCGCTTGAGCTCGGCGAGCATGCGCCGGAAAGCATCGCCGAGCTGGCCGATCTCGTCACGGCTTTTCGGTAGGTCGGCAAGTTCGGCTTCCGCAATGCTGTCGGGTACGTGTTGCATTGCCTCGGCCAGCGCGACGAGAGGTGCACCGGTGCGCCGCGCCCAGATCCAGGAAATCGGCATGATCAAAAGTAGTGCCAACAGCGTGACGAAGAATGCCTGTCCTACCAAGCCGAAGAAACGCGGCAGGAAGGAGACCTTCGAATAACCGAGGATGACGTGGCCGAGCACGATACCGTCGGCGACCAGCGGCGACATGACAAAGTAATAGGGCGAATCGGCGGGCTCGATGACTTTCTGCGCGCCCGG includes the following:
- a CDS encoding sensor histidine kinase; the protein is MRRRFDDLSLRWKIPLRVMLAVLGTAFAVTTALVTREYDEMRQNLESHAKSLARVLANTLVAPVLHDDIWRAWEIIQSARDPAAIALELQAEVVLVTDSEFRVFVSNQPRRFPIGSSPAAEGGVFGKLRASTLEGSPGAQKVIEPADSPYYFVMSPLVADGIVLGHVILGYSKVSFLPRFFGLVGQAFFVTLLALLLIMPISWIWARRTGAPLVALAEAMQHVPDSIAEAELADLPKSRDEIGQLGDAFRRMLAELKRKQELEEQMLVSERLAAVGRLTAGIAHEINNPLGGMLTAIKTWQKHGGKDAMAAQTLSLLERGLTQIRNTVSALLVETRMQDRSFEPADIEDLLILVEGEAQARTVHIDVEVDIGCALPLPATLVRQILLNLLLNAIAAAAENGQVHLGAHASDGKLLLTVSNDGDYIPDEKMAYLFEPFTSGRKSGHGLGLWVVYQIVRQLNGGLSVESRPGHTLFSVEIPYEMPA